In Halovivax gelatinilyticus, the following are encoded in one genomic region:
- a CDS encoding HalOD1 output domain-containing protein: MTDDTTPAEPTDSTQTGSFSYELDPDERPSEAVVHVVATLTDSSILDLNPLYHTIDPEYLDELLADRNNSDTITEASVTVPYNGCHVTVTQDTVRARIDD; this comes from the coding sequence ATGACTGACGATACCACGCCGGCCGAACCGACCGATTCGACCCAAACCGGGAGTTTCAGCTACGAACTCGATCCGGACGAACGCCCGAGCGAAGCGGTCGTCCACGTCGTCGCAACACTCACCGACTCGTCCATCCTCGATCTGAACCCGTTGTACCACACGATCGATCCAGAATACCTGGACGAGCTACTCGCCGATCGGAACAATAGCGACACCATCACGGAGGCTTCAGTGACGGTTCCGTACAACGGCTGCCACGTAACGGTGACCCAAGACACCGTTCGCGCCCGGATCGACGACTGA
- a CDS encoding glycosyltransferase family 2 protein, whose amino-acid sequence MYRDHTVGVVVPAYNEEGFVGEVIDTMPRYVDRVYVIDDCSTDGTWEEIQRHADRRNRDSVTVHYDEDAVIEEKPMTADGGEPVTDGGVTTKRFDRCVVPIQHEENRGVGGAIKTGYKRALDDEIDVTAVMGGDGQMDPDILHKFLDPIVEDEADYAKGNRLLYRDYRQGMSKWRFFGNSILTFLTKISSGYWKTMDPQNGYTAISYYALENVGIDAMYEYYGYCNDLLVKLNAKGMRVADVAMPAVYGDEESSIKYRTYIRKVSGMLLKNYLWRLKTKYLVLDFHPLALFYLFGVGTVTLGMLGGMWSLYAKFVLGDALFVRAASSMMLFTMGSMFIMFAMLFDMQVNETKEVQIRE is encoded by the coding sequence GTGTATAGAGATCACACGGTCGGCGTGGTCGTGCCCGCCTACAACGAGGAGGGGTTCGTCGGCGAGGTGATCGACACGATGCCGAGGTACGTCGACCGGGTGTACGTCATCGACGATTGTTCGACCGACGGCACCTGGGAGGAGATCCAGCGACACGCCGATCGACGGAATCGGGACAGCGTCACGGTACACTACGACGAAGACGCGGTGATCGAAGAGAAGCCGATGACCGCGGACGGCGGGGAACCGGTCACCGACGGCGGCGTCACGACCAAACGGTTCGATCGCTGCGTCGTCCCCATTCAACACGAGGAGAATCGCGGCGTCGGCGGCGCCATCAAGACCGGCTACAAACGGGCGCTCGACGACGAGATCGACGTCACCGCCGTGATGGGCGGCGACGGCCAGATGGATCCCGACATTCTCCACAAGTTCCTCGATCCGATCGTCGAGGACGAAGCCGACTACGCGAAGGGCAATCGCCTGCTGTACAGGGACTACCGCCAGGGCATGTCGAAGTGGCGCTTTTTCGGGAACTCGATTCTGACCTTCCTGACGAAGATTTCGAGCGGCTACTGGAAGACGATGGACCCGCAGAACGGGTATACGGCGATCTCGTACTACGCGCTCGAGAACGTCGGCATCGACGCGATGTACGAGTACTACGGCTACTGTAACGACCTGCTGGTGAAGCTGAACGCGAAAGGCATGCGGGTGGCGGACGTGGCGATGCCGGCGGTGTACGGAGACGAGGAAAGCAGCATCAAATATCGGACGTACATCCGAAAAGTCTCGGGGATGTTGTTGAAGAACTACCTCTGGCGGTTGAAGACGAAGTATCTCGTGCTCGACTTTCACCCCCTGGCGCTGTTCTACCTCTTCGGGGTCGGGACGGTAACCCTGGGAATGTTAGGCGGAATGTGGTCGCTGTACGCCAAATTTGTGCTCGGCGATGCGCTGTTCGTTAGGGCGGCATCGAGTATGATGCTGTTCACGATGGGCAGCATGTTCATCATGTTCGCAATGTTGTTCGATATGCAAGTCAACGAGACGAAAGAGGTACAGATTCGTGAGTGA
- a CDS encoding acyltransferase translates to MSANATLEGDCTIDDGATVGYAYGDDTEPPAIGAESTIRAGTIVYDDVVMGAGCQTGHYALIRELTELGDNVLVGTNAVIDGRTTVGQNVSIQSGVYIPSDTTIGDDVFLGPYAVLTNDPYPIRQDVSLEGPTLEDGVSVGANATILPGVTVGEGSFVAAGAIVTEDVPPETLAVGAPATHRSLPAKLQPPNEI, encoded by the coding sequence ATGAGTGCGAACGCGACACTCGAAGGCGATTGCACGATCGACGACGGGGCGACCGTCGGCTACGCCTACGGCGACGACACGGAGCCACCCGCGATCGGGGCGGAGTCGACGATACGGGCCGGGACGATCGTCTACGACGACGTCGTGATGGGAGCCGGCTGTCAGACCGGTCACTACGCGTTGATCCGCGAGTTGACCGAACTCGGCGACAACGTGCTCGTCGGGACGAACGCGGTGATCGACGGTCGGACGACGGTTGGCCAGAACGTGAGTATCCAATCGGGCGTCTACATTCCCTCGGACACGACCATCGGCGACGACGTCTTTCTCGGACCGTACGCCGTGTTGACGAACGATCCGTACCCCATCCGCCAGGACGTCAGCCTCGAGGGACCGACGCTCGAAGACGGCGTCTCGGTCGGCGCCAACGCGACGATCCTCCCCGGCGTCACCGTCGGCGAAGGCTCGTTCGTCGCCGCCGGCGCGATCGTCACCGAAGACGTGCCGCCGGAGACGCTCGCAGTTGGGGCCCCCGCAACGCATCGCTCGCTTCCCGCCAAACTGCAACCCCCGAACGAGATTTAA
- a CDS encoding DUF7344 domain-containing protein: protein MGLDPRTEDQLRLLCDGRNRTICDILTETDGTLHVTELAEEIVARDVNVVSGATYDDALDTQLFELHHNRLPKLAEVDLIEYDRTGNRVSQKASPASVVEWSNEGPLATLVTHLPPGHEGDEDEVGVIEGLDSAVEYGRKLAGEAESELFALYATTDLLEDECLRHGRRAIDRNVTISIGSQNEIVRRRCREGLPEATVWEPQLDWLNTPTYPRVGRLILVDRRNVMLSILTEPPSEQGAPEEIALVGSGETNPLVVLVRELLGPRIDHLDYQTDDTQRHLFTNND from the coding sequence ATGGGTCTCGATCCGCGCACCGAAGATCAACTTCGACTCCTCTGTGACGGCCGAAATCGCACGATCTGCGATATCCTCACCGAGACGGACGGCACCCTCCACGTCACCGAATTAGCGGAGGAGATCGTGGCTCGTGACGTGAACGTCGTCAGTGGCGCAACCTACGACGACGCACTCGACACCCAGTTGTTCGAACTGCACCACAACCGATTGCCGAAGTTGGCGGAGGTCGATCTGATCGAATACGACCGGACGGGGAATCGCGTCTCCCAGAAAGCGTCACCGGCGTCCGTGGTGGAGTGGTCGAACGAGGGACCGCTCGCCACGCTGGTGACCCACCTGCCACCCGGTCACGAGGGCGACGAGGACGAAGTGGGCGTGATCGAAGGACTCGATTCGGCCGTCGAATACGGTCGAAAGCTGGCCGGCGAAGCCGAGTCGGAGCTGTTCGCACTGTACGCGACCACCGACCTCCTCGAAGACGAGTGTCTGCGACACGGACGCCGCGCCATCGATCGAAACGTGACGATTTCTATCGGCTCGCAGAACGAGATCGTTCGGAGACGGTGTCGAGAGGGACTCCCAGAAGCGACGGTGTGGGAGCCACAACTCGACTGGCTCAATACACCGACCTATCCGCGAGTGGGTCGGCTCATTCTCGTCGATCGACGGAACGTCATGCTGTCGATCCTCACCGAACCGCCGTCCGAGCAGGGCGCTCCCGAAGAGATTGCGCTCGTCGGTAGCGGGGAGACGAACCCGCTCGTCGTTCTCGTACGCGAACTGCTCGGACCCCGCATCGACCACCTCGATTACCAAACCGACGACACCCAACGCCACCTGTTCACGAATAATGACTGA
- a CDS encoding nucleotide sugar dehydrogenase codes for MAKPVSSLYGADAEEAVQRASFVGGEVPVAVYGLGKMGLPLAGVFSEASGNVVGADVDPSVVETINDGGSHVKREPGLEDLVFEQVSAGALSATTEPREAASAASVHVIIVPTPITDAKEPDLAILDTVVSDIASGLEAGDLVLVECTVPPGTTRDRVAEQLSDISGLDLGEFGVAFCPERTSSGRALEDIRGAYPKVVGGVDDESTRAARLIYEEINSKGVLEASDATTAECVKVFEGVYRDVNIALANELARFTDELEVSVREAIEIANTQPFCNIHDPGPGVGGHCIPYYPYFLIEPFETDSPLLETAREVNDSMPAFTVEKVREKLGENGVSVDEATVAVLGLTYRPGVEEIRASPSIPISEQLFEAGATVYGVDPMLEDVEAFDLEAIALDELYDRYLDAVVLVTPHEEFESIRWAAVGRNGDTDPVIIDGRDALGEIDGSVYTIGVGDDE; via the coding sequence ATGGCGAAACCGGTGTCGTCGCTGTACGGCGCGGACGCAGAGGAGGCCGTCCAGCGCGCGTCATTCGTGGGCGGCGAGGTTCCGGTGGCGGTGTACGGCCTCGGGAAGATGGGCCTGCCGCTGGCCGGCGTGTTCTCGGAGGCGAGCGGGAACGTCGTCGGCGCGGACGTCGATCCGTCGGTGGTCGAGACGATCAACGACGGCGGGTCGCACGTCAAACGCGAGCCCGGGTTGGAGGATCTGGTGTTCGAACAGGTGTCGGCGGGGGCGCTGTCGGCGACGACGGAACCGCGCGAAGCGGCGTCGGCGGCGTCGGTCCACGTCATCATCGTCCCGACGCCGATCACTGACGCGAAGGAGCCCGACCTGGCGATTCTGGATACGGTCGTGTCGGATATCGCGTCGGGGCTGGAGGCGGGCGATCTGGTTCTCGTCGAGTGTACCGTTCCACCGGGGACGACCAGGGATCGGGTGGCAGAACAGTTGTCGGATATCTCCGGGCTGGACCTAGGGGAGTTCGGCGTGGCATTCTGTCCGGAGCGGACGTCGTCCGGTCGGGCGCTAGAGGACATCCGCGGAGCGTACCCGAAAGTCGTCGGTGGCGTCGATGACGAGAGCACGCGCGCGGCTCGGTTGATCTACGAGGAGATCAACTCGAAGGGCGTGCTGGAGGCGTCCGATGCGACGACGGCAGAATGCGTGAAAGTGTTCGAGGGCGTGTACCGCGACGTCAACATCGCGCTCGCGAACGAGTTGGCGCGCTTTACCGACGAGCTGGAGGTGTCGGTTCGCGAGGCGATCGAGATCGCGAACACCCAGCCCTTCTGCAACATCCACGACCCCGGCCCGGGCGTCGGCGGTCACTGCATTCCGTACTACCCGTACTTCCTGATCGAGCCGTTCGAGACGGATTCGCCGCTGTTGGAGACGGCTCGCGAGGTCAACGACTCGATGCCCGCGTTTACGGTCGAGAAGGTTCGCGAGAAGCTGGGCGAGAACGGGGTTTCGGTAGACGAGGCGACGGTCGCGGTACTCGGCTTGACCTATCGCCCCGGCGTCGAGGAGATCCGTGCCTCACCGTCGATTCCGATTTCAGAGCAGTTGTTCGAGGCCGGGGCGACGGTGTACGGTGTCGATCCGATGCTCGAGGACGTCGAGGCGTTCGACCTGGAGGCGATCGCGTTGGACGAGTTGTACGATCGGTATCTGGACGCCGTCGTCCTGGTGACCCCGCACGAGGAGTTCGAGTCGATCCGGTGGGCGGCCGTCGGTCGAAACGGTGATACCGATCCGGTGATCATCGACGGACGAGACGCGCTCGGCGAGATCGATGGATCCGTGTACACGATCGGGGTGGGAGACGATGAGTGA
- a CDS encoding Gfo/Idh/MocA family protein translates to MTSKNPNRANRSATLDVGVIGVGSMGQHHARVYNELRNARLVGVSDVDAERAEEIADEYGTAAYSRDELLERVDAVSIVVPTRYHFETLEAALEADAAAFVEKPVLGTLEQADALRAMVDRIDLPVQVGHIERFNPAVTTLSQIIDDLDVVSVRAQRLGPPPARTIDDSAVMDLMIHDIDVVLSLLSESPHRVSGTGVDGNRHATALLEFDETMATLIASRKTQRKVRTLEITAENCFVELDYIDQSVEIHRNSVPEYVKENGGVRFTHESIVERPSVTNAEPLFEELSSFCQVVRDGGVPEVTVEDGLEALAVAQWIEDDTRGYEAADEPTDAEVMMTDD, encoded by the coding sequence ATGACCAGTAAGAATCCAAATCGGGCGAACCGATCGGCGACCCTCGACGTCGGCGTCATCGGCGTCGGGTCGATGGGACAACACCACGCGCGCGTCTACAACGAACTGCGAAACGCGCGCCTCGTCGGGGTGAGCGACGTCGACGCCGAGCGAGCAGAAGAGATCGCAGACGAGTACGGTACCGCGGCGTACTCACGGGACGAATTACTCGAACGCGTCGACGCCGTCTCGATCGTCGTCCCGACGCGGTATCACTTCGAGACGCTCGAAGCGGCCCTCGAAGCGGACGCAGCCGCGTTCGTCGAGAAACCCGTCCTGGGAACGCTAGAGCAGGCCGACGCGCTCCGGGCGATGGTCGACCGCATCGACCTGCCCGTCCAGGTGGGCCACATCGAGCGGTTCAACCCGGCGGTGACGACGCTTTCACAGATCATCGACGACCTCGACGTGGTCTCCGTTCGCGCACAGCGCCTCGGGCCGCCGCCGGCGCGGACGATCGACGACAGCGCCGTGATGGACCTGATGATCCACGACATCGACGTCGTGCTGTCGTTACTCAGTGAATCCCCGCATCGGGTTTCCGGGACGGGCGTCGACGGCAACCGCCACGCGACGGCGCTGCTCGAGTTCGACGAGACGATGGCGACGCTGATCGCGAGTCGGAAAACCCAGCGGAAGGTTCGCACGCTCGAGATCACCGCCGAGAACTGTTTCGTCGAGCTGGATTACATCGACCAGTCGGTCGAGATCCACCGCAACTCGGTCCCGGAGTACGTCAAGGAAAACGGCGGGGTGCGCTTTACCCACGAGAGCATCGTCGAGCGACCGTCGGTGACGAACGCCGAACCACTGTTCGAAGAGCTTTCGTCGTTCTGCCAGGTCGTCCGCGACGGCGGCGTTCCGGAAGTGACCGTCGAGGACGGCCTCGAAGCGCTCGCCGTGGCGCAGTGGATCGAAGACGATACGCGCGGCTACGAGGCGGCCGACGAACCGACGGATGCAGAGGTGATGATGACCGATGACTGA
- a CDS encoding DegT/DnrJ/EryC1/StrS family aminotransferase codes for MIHIASPDIGAEAKRAVEDVLDSGMLADGPPVREFEAEFSDFCETEHAVATSNGTTALHATLEAFDIGPGDRVLTTPFSFVATANAIRLTGAEPVFADIDPETFNLDPDAARDVVRETDVDAIMTVHLYGLPSEMDELVALADELDVPLIEDAAQAHGAAYDGARVGSIGDAACFSLYPTKNMTTGEGGVVTTDRADVASALRSYINHGREAGAGGYEHVSVGTNYRMTSIAAAIGHAQLDRLADFNEQRRANAHRLTEGLAEVSGVQTPVEPDHTRHVFHQYTIRCADRDGLAAHLEENGVGTGIYYPTPIHEQPAYADVSCSAPVSEAAADEVLSLPVHPGVDAADVDHIIEVIADYDQ; via the coding sequence ATGATACACATCGCATCACCGGACATCGGAGCGGAGGCGAAACGGGCGGTCGAGGACGTCCTCGACAGCGGCATGCTCGCGGACGGACCCCCAGTGCGCGAGTTCGAAGCCGAATTTAGCGACTTTTGTGAGACCGAGCACGCGGTGGCGACCTCGAACGGGACGACCGCGCTCCACGCGACGCTCGAAGCGTTCGACATCGGCCCGGGCGACCGCGTGTTGACGACGCCGTTTTCGTTCGTCGCGACGGCGAACGCGATTCGACTGACCGGCGCCGAACCCGTCTTCGCCGACATCGATCCGGAGACGTTCAATCTGGACCCCGACGCGGCGCGAGACGTGGTTCGAGAGACCGACGTCGACGCGATCATGACGGTCCACCTCTACGGCCTGCCGAGCGAGATGGACGAACTCGTGGCGCTTGCCGACGAGCTGGACGTCCCGCTCATCGAAGACGCCGCACAGGCCCACGGCGCGGCCTACGACGGCGCACGCGTCGGCTCGATCGGCGACGCGGCGTGTTTCTCGCTCTACCCGACGAAGAACATGACGACGGGCGAGGGCGGCGTGGTGACGACCGATCGGGCGGACGTCGCGTCGGCGCTTCGGTCGTACATCAATCACGGTCGAGAGGCGGGTGCGGGCGGCTACGAGCACGTCTCGGTGGGCACCAACTACCGAATGACCTCCATCGCCGCGGCGATCGGCCACGCACAACTCGACCGACTCGCAGACTTTAACGAACAGCGACGGGCCAACGCCCACCGGTTGACCGAAGGGTTAGCAGAGGTGTCCGGGGTGCAGACGCCCGTCGAACCGGATCACACGCGACACGTGTTTCACCAGTACACGATTCGGTGTGCGGACCGAGACGGACTGGCGGCCCACCTGGAAGAAAACGGCGTTGGCACGGGCATCTACTACCCGACGCCGATTCACGAACAGCCGGCCTACGCGGACGTCTCGTGTTCGGCCCCGGTTTCGGAAGCCGCGGCGGACGAGGTGCTTTCTCTGCCCGTCCACCCCGGCGTGGACGCGGCGGACGTCGACCACATCATCGAGGTGATCGCAGACTATGACCAGTAA